The Corvus cornix cornix isolate S_Up_H32 chromosome 8, ASM73873v5, whole genome shotgun sequence sequence tAGGATAACTTAGAATAGTCAGGTGAAGGgaaactgaaataaatctgtgtCTCTGTCCTAGATCTCTTAATTTGTAGCTGATTGCTGTGGTTTCCTGGGGATTTATGTAATcactcctcagctggacagggtaGAGGAAAGAGAGTGGAGGGCTCCTGGGTCGAggtaaggacagggagagatcaaTCACCAGTTACTGTCTcaggcaaaacaggcttgaGAAATTGGTTTAATTTACTACCAACCAActcagagtaggataatgagaaataatgaggctgcaggggaatctctgctctggagcacctcctcccctccttcactgaccttggtgtctgcacagctgtttctctcacattcTCCCATTCCTCTCTCCAGTTGCAGGTTGTTGCACAATTGTTCCCCCCCTTCTTAATTCTGTTATGccagagctggctggcattggctccCTTGGGAACAGTGGAAGCTTCGAGGAGCTTCTCACTGAAGCCACCCCTCTAACCTCCCCCTGCTGCCAATCTTTGCCACACAAGCCCAATGCACACACATTGTGTTCTCCCATATTATCTAAAATTAAGGAATTTTATTACCTTATGTTTGTGACAGATATTTGCAATTAAGTTTTCAGATAATAGCATTTTTATAGAAGcaacaggatttttttggtaTGTATAATACAAAGTTGTGCATCAGACAAATTCTATATATTACATGTTCATCTTGGCATACACAGGATGTGACATTCAATATTCAACATACAGAACCTAACTTTCTCTAGATTTTGTACAACTTCTATgagtttatttcaaaattaacaactgcatatttatatttagatgcttataagaaaaaaatgcctatTCATGTTTAAAGAATTATCACTTTGTTACAAAGCGAGTTTCTCAGtagttttgaaaaacagtataaaaagttaccaatttttaaaagtactatTTTCTTAACAAGTACTCCAGCCTTTTTATCAGGCCTTTGTTGAAAATGTTATTGGATTATCCAACAAATCGATACAGttcaaagaacaaaaccaagtaTTTTATATCTCACAGGTATTGCAAAATGACCCTTTGGTTAGGAAAGCATGTTTGCAAAAGCCCCATGAAAGCAGCTTTTAGTAATGTTATACATCAACACAACAGCTATGTAAAAATAATGGGGTTTATTGTATTAAAAGtctgaaattttcagtgttcagtATTACATGACAGTCTGCAAATGTATATTGTGATGTATGTTGTTAGACAGATGGAGGATTTAAACCAGAAATATCTTGGTTCTAATTCGCAAAAGGTGAAATGAGGTAAGTGCAGAGTAGTGGAATGCAGCATGCTTGGACAATTAATTCAGAAGTGTGTTACAGCTATTactgtctcttttttcttaaaatacaatttaatgGTACATACAAAAAGAACATTGAGCCAGGAAATCAAAGAAATAGCAGGCATTTTTTGCTCATGAATATAGTAGCTCTATTTTTAAtcctagaaaataaaaaaccaggaGTTTGCCTTTAATGTACAGTCAAACAACTCTGCATTAccaacagctctgtgctgcacacCCCGTGGCTGCAGAACAGGCTGTGAGTTGTTTGCAGTGTTCCTGAACAAGAGCTGAGCCTGGGAAGCAATTCTCACCACACCTAGTGATGAAAGGTTTGGACTTCGATGTGAAATTTGGCTCTTTCACCTGAAAGTTAAATCACTGTACATATTATGGGGACACGTGTCAGAATTTAGAATGTTTCTCTGCAAGAAAGCATTTGAGCACAGATATGTGACTAAATATATGTGAAGTCTTTAAGGTTGCACTGTCTTCTGAAACTGAGCCCGGTAGGTTTATGTTCCATATTCCACAGCAGCAGATTTTTGAAGTATCTGCAATGACAAATGAAGCCAATATCCTTtgtttagaaaggaaaaaagtcttcaaTCTACACTTAATAAAACATTGTAACCTAAAATTGATGTGTTTCATCAAATTCACTTCTCACAAAAATAAGGCTGTCTTTTACGTTTTGGAAGACTGAAGCAACAGTGAATGATTCAGGAAAACTAGCCTGAACAATGCTGGGAAAAAGGTTATGACATGTAATTAAAACGAATTCCTTTAAAAGGAATAAGACAGTTTATACATTCACAGAAGAAGCAATGATTCTGCATAAAtttaagaaacacagaaaaatccctCCACCCCTTCTGTAATTCACTTACAGGAATTTTCCTATCTCATGGTGTGTTTtacatgaggaaaaaaccccaagcaactTAGTGTAAATGTGTTTGATTTTCAGAAACTTTTCagtgtttgggggaaaaagccATATGCAgttattaaaagtaaaattgcTTTCTCACTGAGTTATGTACAAACATCAACAAAGATAACATGAGAATTATAGGTGTAATATTAATGAATGATAGTAGCCATTTCAATTATTTGTATGCATATATAATCACATTTTGCAGGTTTTGGTATATTACTGGAGAGATTTTAAACATTCCACTAAAATACCTTACTGCTCAttttatgataaaatatttaattctttcaaaTTTCCCACCATATTTCCTAAGGAGTGTGAGTATCTCTCTGGGTTCTTTTCAGtcacacagggaaaagaaaagcacatttctgttCCTTGGTGCTCTCTGTTTCCTCCTTGAAAACCTAGAGGGCAAATGCcctgttctgttttctgaaggaaacGTGATGGATGATCTGTCACAGGATATATGATAGCACAGGAAGCCAACTTAACAGCAAAAACCCTCTCATGAATACATTTGTCTATTTTGGTAGATGAATCTGTGAaagttcagcctgcagaggtgcagctgtttctctgctgcagtgaaCAGCAAAACCACTTCCCTCAGAGGAAGAGTTTTGAACTGCTACTGCTTAAGTCAGTATTCAAAGCTAATTTATTAAATACACTTTTTACATGAGGCTTAAGAAAGAGTGCTGATAACCACACTGGCACTGATCAGTACCTGCCACTATCTtgtttttagaaatacatcagggttttttttttaaaaacctcgGGGggttttaattccattttaattcAAATCAATGtgcatttttagaaatataACCTGTGTCAAATAGCAGCTACACCAACAATAATTTTGGTCACAACTGAATAAAAGACCATGAATATTATACTGAATGAGTAAAACTATGCTTCTgatccagaggagggcaacctagccctaaaaaaacccacaaaccaaaatatagaaaaaaacccaggccAACCTTTAAAACCCCcatcaaaacaacaaaccagaaGAGCTCACTGCTCTCTAACACTGGCTATTTTTGTCTGACACACCAGCACCGATTTAGACAGCAAAATATCTTTAGTTTTCCATAGTTCAGGGGAAGACAGGATTGTTACAAGCCATTCTTTTTATGGGAGAAGGAAATAAGTCAGTATCAGAAATTAAGTTTGCCACACTCTTTTTTATACCACAAAGAGACTTTAGTGCTTATTCTTGCACCACTGAGATGTAATTGATTTAACTGATACCAAAAACCCCCAGCAGTGTTTTCTCAGGTGTTTTTCTGAGCAACAACCCTGATGGCTGCTGGTCACCAGGTTAGATTGTGCTTTGTATTTAATTGGTATTGTCTGTcaaatctttaatttttatgaaaatttctgttattttaaggttaatgaaataaaaaaagggaaaatgtaacTGAAGGAGAGTAAAAATGgtaaatgcatgaaaatataacaaatttGTTAATTCTCCATAAACTATTTTATTAGCTTGAAATATACTGAATACCTTGCTgctaaaactgaatttaaattcaagtagcttttaatttcttttatttttcctgttcagcTCTTGAATACTCACCCTACTGGTTATACTGAGGAAAAGAGTctttaataaatgtttaaaaattaggaTCTAGAGAAAAACGTGCccaaaaatgtaaaatgcaatACTTGAACTAGTAAATCTATTCAAGTATTTGCAATTACTTGTTTGACATTTGCAAGTGCTGAAACTAAGAATGCCTTCACAATGCCTCAGGATCCAAGGATGATCCATTCCTCACCATGTCTGGTCTTGTCCCAATAGTGAGCTAAGTCAAACAGGTTCTCAAACTGCAGTTTTATAAGACAAAGGCCATTATATTCCAACCAGCAAGGGGAGAAAACTGCTCACTGCAGCTGTGGATCTCAGTGACCTGGCTAAGAGAAGGAAAGTAATGCCCAATCCAAGTCACTCCAAAATCACTGTAGTGTAGGAATGGATATTGCTGAATATTTGTACTCTGTTCTGCCTGACACAACTGTATTCCCAGAAGCACAAGGAACACGGATCTGTGACTCAGTGTTCACTAATAGGTTTTAACCAGTAAAAATTCCAGTACTTacagatattattttaatgctaCTGAGGGAAAGTCCTTCAGTTATGTCTCACTGGACACCTGGAACTTTTGTTACTGTaagaacagaggaagaaatggaaagtgCACTGTCATGTGCTTGCTATAATGACCTGGGAAAGATAAACCTTTACTGGACTTACTCATACTGTgctgtatgttttattttttatatccCAGATAGGCCTGTGATAATAGTTTGCCAACTTCTGCTAAGATAACCgattttttccttagttttcaGATACTGGACTATGTGTCTCTTAGGTAGCTCACTCTTTTCAGGATATTAAAAACACCATGACTGATTctcatttaaacattttgagTTCTCCACAAGTTAAGAACTGCattgtttaaataaaaacactcAGTACTGAGGTTTACTTACAACTTTGGATATTTTATTAACCAAAATACcatttgaagagaaataaattacagaaattgaAATGCATGGCTATAGTTACCTGTTTAATAAATtaagacaaaatattaaatatttgtaagaaaTCAATgccaaaaaatcaaaatattttgtactttAAATTGTAATGTAAAAAGATAGATGATTCCAATCTATATTTATTCTTCTAAGAGAATCAGTATTTTGTTACTAATATGAGCCATTAGCTCAAGCCCCTGTTAAATTACAGTTCATTTGGAAAGTTCTGAAACATCAAACAAATTTCAACTGTAAGCAATTCCATaacaaaagaacagaatttaaacaaatttcattctttcagttaaattaaaaatcacaataCCTCTATCACACACTAAGTCAGGTGTCTGCCTTAGTCAGAGGTGAACAAAGCATGGAAAGCAACAAAGACTTTTCTGTAACAGCAAATGCAGTGAACAAACCCAGTGATCACACACTCACTACTCTGTTTACAGGGAAGCAAACTTGTTATCCTGAATTTGGATTACAATGAGTTACTGTAGAAACTGTGAGAAACTGTATCAAGCAGCAACTTATTGTGAAGGCAACCACCATGCTGGAGTCTCCAAAAGGTGTGAAGAATCCCAACATAAAAAGAAAGGGCTCAGTTCTGCAAAGTGAGTATTTCTTCATCACGTGTTGATaccatcaaaaggaaaaaagtgcttGTCCACTTGCAGCATTGCACTAGTAAACTAGTAAGTTGTCTAGTAAAACAACTCCcgaaaaatattattttcatgtataatattattttaacaagTCCTGAGCCTCAAATTGCCCAAAGATAAATTAATTCCTGATTTCCAGTGCTGTTGTAGCCTCTGAACAAATATAACAGGACAAAGTCAGGTAAAAAATGTTGTATTTCTGTCTGAACATGTTTTATCCAGCAATGTAAGTAACGGGCAcgttattaatattttctttttttctctgcttgtttgcCTGTGCGTGTGACAAGGCTTTGTGCCATGGCTTTTACATGTGTGCAGGTTTACAATCTTCCCCACACAGAAAGCACACCAGGAAGCTGTGGCAGTAACTGGGGGGGgtgtgctgtgtgctggcactgaaaaatactttaaacacAAACATGGTCTACCGTAAAAAAGGCCACAAGAGTTGTCTTTTTTAGCCAGTTATCTTAACATGAGTAAAAACTCTACTCATATAGACACTACTCAGCACCTTTCCAAATACTCCAGTCAACTGCTCTATAAATGGATAAATGCTTAAGTGTGACCTAGGCAAGACTGAAAAGACTGGACATCTATTTCCTAGGGAGAGTCATGACACAGGACAATAAAATGATGGATACATCTAAAAGGTACCTGCCCCGAGTTTAGACAAAACCAAACTTAGTAATACAATGATTGAACTTTCTTTACACTGgtaaagaataaaaccagaatattgggaaagaaaattcttgAGAACAAAAGTGACTTCTCTAATGAGCAGCACGGGTTTTTAAGTTTCCAGGGTGTCTGAACTATTCCCACCAAAGGCTTATTGGCATCTTACTGGGCTCCCCAAAAAACATCCCGTATCAGCAACAGCACAGAACGGATGGCTCCCACCTCCCCCCAGACCACGAAGCAGTGCCCCTCCCTCTGGGAAGCTGATGTTCGCATTGAGGCTGCTCGGATTTGCCATCTCTGTATCAACATaaccatcctcctcctcctcctcctcggcgCCGGGAAAAGACGGTGCTCATAAGTTACCCTTTGCTGCCCTCTGCCCTACACCGATCCGGTTACTCAGTGAAATGTGATTCTCTGCGCTTCCTGTGAGAGCCCCAGCAGCCGGAATCTCTCGGCTGGAGGAGTGGCAAAATAGGCTTTTTGCTCCTCCGAGTACCTTTCCTTCACTTCAATGATGTCCCTGTAGCGGCCGTCCTGCCAGTGGAAATTGAACTGCTCCAGCAACTCAATCCTTTTCTCCTCCGTGCTCACACAGTCAACAGGGGAGGGCTGTTCCAGGAACGGCACCTGAATgtctgggaagaggaggagaccCCGGATGGCAAACCAGCCACCATACTTGGGGTGGATACACACGCCAAAGatcttctggaagaaaaaaaaaatatatctagGCTGCCTCACTTTGTGTCTAATAAAGGTTAGAGTCCAAAGCAGCAGATGCTTCTCACACTCCCAGCCCTCTGTTGGAGTGCTGTacagagcagaagggaaaacTCCCTCCTGAACTTGTGGCTCGAAGCACTGCAtttcattcccattttcctgtgCCCACATGCACCTCCCTGGAATGTGGGGAGAGGTTCCTTTCTGAAAATCTAACACAGAAATTAACCACAGTgcatttccccccccccttcccaATGCTCCAAGCAATAGTTTTTCCCTTACACTGCCATTTATTCTTCTATCCAAGTAGGTTTAACAGATCAAGATATTTCTCTCCATGTACATCTCCCTACCACATTGAAGATTCTTGGAAGCTTCCAGTTACCACCTGAAACACTTTATGGACCTGTATGTGCTCTGAACTTTGTAATTTCCTGCAAGATGAACTAGTGACTAGTAAGCAAACAATCGTTTTACAATTCAGTGGTTGTAGCTTAGTGGATCTTCCCAGACCGTGTTTTTGCCCCACCTTTTTCCCCCAAGGATCAAGCTTCACATCCTTTCTTTGGTAGTAATATGCAGCTCCAGCAACGTGGGCAGCTGTCTGTGCCAGGAACTTGGGCTTTCGGCTCGGCAGCATCTCATAATCAAACATGACATCCACCCTCTGGTCAGGGAATTTCTGGGAAAATTTGAAAACATCAGCCCAGACTCAGGGAAAAAGCTTTGTCACTCCAGAACTGCTGGATAGCAGAAAATCAGGCACATGTGAAGCCTGCAGACTtccacatcctgctgctgaaTTCTATCAGCAGGTTTGAGGCCCTGGGCATTCAGCCTGTGCCTGGAGAGCTCCCTCACAGCTGCAGGATGTAATCCAGAGGCAGAACATGCAAGTAAAGCAGCCAACAGCCTGCTGATAATCCCACTTTCATGAATAATGCTTCACTCTCCCaaagagcagggcaggagcccGCAGGGCTTTGTCTGCTGCTCAACCCACCTGGTTATGTGCCACAACACTAAAGGGACTCGGCATTTTGGCTTCTTACCTCCTTCACACGTGATAAATGATGGGAAATGCACTGATCCACAGGATCCCTGATTATTTTTAGTCGTTCTTTGTTCACAAAAGGCTTAAGGGCCTTCTCAAACATGGAAGGAGTGCTGAGGACCACGAAGGCCAGTGTGTCATCCGGGTAGGGGAGATGGAAGGCTGGCTGGAGAACAGCATTGTACCACCCAACCTTTggcaaagaaacacaaatttcCATTAGAACACAGACACCACTCTAGTGGATATGCAGGAATGTAAAAAAGTGGAAATAACTGCAGCCCCCTTCATTTGCAACTCAGACGGGCAGCCTGCCCAGGGCCTTCCTTTCAAACCAAGTTGTTTTGCACACCAGGATTCACAGTTTGGGGAAGCTGTGCTGTGAGCTGTGAGATAAGAATCACACACAGCATTCAGCTCCAGTCTGCCCttctttcagctctgctcagaaaCCCAGAGGGAAGTATGAGCAATCAGTCTTGCCAATGCAAATCAGATTGTTTGGTTCAGATAAAGCTTTTACAGGCTTCTTTTTCTTATCTTGGGCCAGAAAGAAACTGGTGCTTCTGTTTTGTGTGACAAGTCgcatgttttatttcttctgcaggaaACACTTGTGTGGAATGAAGGATGTGAAGCTCTTGCAGTGCTGAAACCCCCCAAAAACGTTACCAGTAGCACGTTTATTATGAGACAGCCACATTTGGATATTTGATTACAGGACTGGACATGTTATAACACAGTCCAGAAATGAGAGATcaagccagagcagcaggaagcacGACCAGGAGGACAGGGCTTAGACCTGCAACTGCCAAGTGCAGGAGGAAATGGCCAAAACCCCCTGCACCCCACTCCTAATGCCCTGCACAATAACACCAGTCTTTCCATAGGTTATGACAACTCCCACTCTCCCGGGGTGCCACAAAGACTAGGTCTAACCTTCAGAGAGATGCCAAGTGATGTAAGGTTAAGTCTGAAAATGAAACGTACTGGCTATTCTAAATAATCCGTGAAATTGCTCTGAAAGTGACTCTACAGGTGGCAGTGGCTGCCAGACTGATCGTCTGGAAACACACAACAAAAACTAGATTCACTATAAAGTTTACATTCTTATATGAACCTCTAAGTTTAATCAGTTTGGTGGCTCTTAAGGTGCTGAACTGAGATGTTACAAGGAATTAAAGAGATGTGAATCTAAGGTTTGCTGGTTTCCCAGTGAGCATCAGTCAGTGCACCAAGGCTGGCTGTGTCAGCATTATAACTAGAGAGAGCTACAGAGCTAAAAGGTTTCCCCTCTGGTAGCTACAGTCTTTTTATCCAAGTTCTGCCCTGAATTCTGCTGATGTGTTTTAATGTGTTAGCATTAAATTTTCCAGATTCTGGATGCACTTCTCTCATTACCTCTCTCATCACCTCATTGCCTTGTACTTTTTATGCAAACGAGATCACAGCAGGAAATACAAACATTTCAGGTGACAGATACAACACTCCCCAAGGGAAGGGCACGTTTATTGCAGATTGATTTGTATTCGATATTGCAGATTGATTTATTGCAGATTGCCCTGGGGCGGGCAAGGAAAGAGCCCGCGCGTTTACAGCTGAGCAGGGGACagtggcagaggctgcagggaggccCCTTCCATGCGCAGAACAGAGGTCAGAGGCCGTTTAGGAGCGGCTGAGGTGGTCAGCACTTCCACACACAGGTGCTTCCATACTTAGATTAAAATTTAAGCTTGCCTAGAGGACTTTGCCGTCTGCTGGGCCAGATGTGTCATTACGTAACTCCCGCGACCCCACCGGTCAGGGGCCCGCACCACGGCCCTGAGCGGCTGCTGCCGCTCCGGTCACCTTGCCCCGCGCTCCCGGGCGGGCCGCCCGGACCCCGCGCTGCGCATCGGCCCGCGCCGgccgcggcggctccgcggggGCGTTCCCGGCCCCCGCTCGGCCAAGGGGCGCCCCGAGCTCCCCGGGGCAGCGACCCCCgccacccccctgccctgggcagccccgggacccgctccccgccccgcagctcccgcagctcccGCAGCGCCGCGGGCAGTGACGTCGCTCCGATGACGTCACTGTGACGTCATTACCTTGAAGGCGTGCGCCTCGAGGCCGAGCGGGCCCAGCGCGCCCCGGAGCCGCTCCGCCACGCGCCGCtccatggcggcggcggcggcgcgcggggcACCACGGGAGCGGTAGTTCCGGCCCGGCGGGACCCCCAGCGCGCATCGCTACGTCTCCTAGGAGACTGTGCGCTGCGCAAAGCACCCCGGGAGTTGTAGTGCGCCGCGGCCTCCCCTCCGCGCCGGCCCCCCCAGACGGGACTCCCTGTCCCAGCATGCTCAGCCAACCCGGGCCAGCCGGGGTCTCCTCGCGCTTCCCGGCCGTGGCCCCGTCCCTGTTACACCGCCAGGGATTGGGCGTATTTTCCTGTTCTCGCTCTCTGTGGGAAAGCCGCACCTGTCCCTGTGGGTGGGTGGTGCTCCCTGAAACAGTGAGGCCTCTGTGCTGGCgatccttcctccttccccgTCTGAAAGTACACGTTCTTTGCAGCTTCCCTATTCCCACCAGTGCCCTTGCCGTACGGGAGACCAAGCCTCAGGTTTGGAACTCCTTACCCGAATCTTTATAGCTGCTTATCATAATCTTTATAGTACTTGTGCAATGTTCTCCAGCCTGTAGTCCTGGATTTTGTGAAGTTCAGGACACCAAATGTGCAAGTTCTTGGGGTCAGAGCTACCTCAGATATGCAAATTTATTGCTTTGTGGAGTTTCCTTGTATCTTCTAGTACCCCAAGAGTTCTTTCTTATTGTATCCATGCCTTCTGTATTGGGAGGGCAGAACGATTTCATCAGTGTTGTTTAGAATTACGGTTTGTTCTTTCCAGATGTCCCTGTATTTCCAGTTTGTGAAGTTGAACCAGACCACTAACTGTGTTCTTTCCTGGACTAAATTAAAAGTAATCCTCTTACAAAATATGTTTCTGCCCATCCACTCACATACTTGACTATCTCAGTCAGTGAATTGACTAAAACAAGAGAAGgagctccagcaggagcagatccATAAACTAGGAAGTAGTGAAAGTAAAGCCAGTGGAACCGAAGCACTGACAGCTGCAGGAGCCTCTTACACGGCTCACTTCTTGTCTAGATTTCTGAAGTCCTGTTGAAGAAACAACAGGCTGTGAGTGTAGCCT is a genomic window containing:
- the MMACHC gene encoding cyanocobalamin reductase / alkylcobalamin dealkylase, giving the protein MERRVAERLRGALGPLGLEAHAFKVGWYNAVLQPAFHLPYPDDTLAFVVLSTPSMFEKALKPFVNKERLKIIRDPVDQCISHHLSRVKEKFPDQRVDVMFDYEMLPSRKPKFLAQTAAHVAGAAYYYQRKDVKLDPWGKKKIFGVCIHPKYGGWFAIRGLLLFPDIQVPFLEQPSPVDCVSTEEKRIELLEQFNFHWQDGRYRDIIEVKERYSEEQKAYFATPPAERFRLLGLSQEAQRITFH